The nucleotide window tggtggtggtgcaggccgtccaggccggcgcggcgctgcgcggcctcgtacgcggcgcgccgctcggcctcgctgtCGTCCGTCTCCGCCTCGGAcccctcctcggccgcctggATCAGCTCCGCCATCTcctgccggtgccgccgcgccgcgtcccgctccgcccgccggcccagcgccagcccgccgTCCGACACGAACTCGTCGTACCCTTCGCCCAGGTCTTCGTCCTCGGCTATCAGCCGCGactctttctttttcttggTAGACGGGAAATGCACCGTCATccggccgccttggccggcGGCTTCGTCGTCCGAGCCGCCTTCAAGGGGTATGAACGAGGCTTCTTGGGCTAGCCGCGCCCGGCGCTCTTTGCGCTCGcggatctcggcctcggtgaGGATCTGCGTCGTGCTGGCTGgtcccggcggcgcgggggccGCGACGTCGGTGGATTGCACTACCAGCGCGccgtccagctcggcctcgtccagctccATCGCCtctccgtcgtcgtcgatctGCAGCGAGGCCAGGTTCTGCGGCGTGTTTGGCGTCGCGCTCTGCAGTTCCTCGAGGTACTCCTTGCTGTATTTCGGCcggtcctcctcgccgccgaagcgTATGGGGAGGCTGCTGGTGAGGTTCTGTAGGGATCCCGTCCGGCGGAGCGCATTGTTTTGGAGTATTCGCTGGGTGAGCGGTTTCCTGGGGGCCGAGGGCTTGATGACAGCCtctcctgctgccgcggcctcgccctcctcggctGCCTCGCCTCCGCTTGGGCCAAAGGACAATCGAGATGCGGCCGGGCGCTTCTTTATCCTTGTCGAGCCGGAgcggccgggggcggggcGGACCACGACCGGGCCGCTGGAGGTgtcgtcttcgtcatcgTCGCGTGCCGAAGCCGTCGGCGCGGATGCGGGCGCCGACAGACTGCCGTCTTCGTCGCCAAGGTTGAGGCTCTTGCGCAGAGCCGACGGTTTGCCGGACTTGTTGCGACCAAATTTGATGCGCCCCGGGGGCGCGGATTCTGCCGGCCGCGCATCAGCTAGCTTGCTCTTCGATGGTCCAAGTATCAGCAACGGGGGGCTCTGAAAGAGACGCGCTCGGCTGGAAGAGGTCAGACACTTACGGTCGTTTTGCTCCTCGTTGCCGCCGTTTGAGGAAAGTGCTAAATCGTCGCTCTCATCGTCAAACGTCTGGATAACGCGTCCTCTCCGCTTGGCGCCGAAGGAGCTCATTGTGGCGGAATTGAACTGATTTGACCCGTCGTTGCTGGTTTGGGGAGTTTGGCTTGCGGACTGATGGGGAAACTGGCCTGCAGGGGAGTGTTATCAAAAGCCGTCACAGCAGACGTTATCAGTGCGCCACGTGACATCACCCCCGTTGAGATTTCTGGGTCGACAACGTGAAGCTCAACAGTGCCGCGACTCTAGCATCCACCGGCATCAAGACCCATCCTGTCGCGAATTCATTgcccgccagcccggcccgcgACGCACACACACAGACAAGATGGCGCCCGCGCAACCAGAGCTCAAGAAGGCAAGCTCCTTTACAACTTCTTGTTTTTTATTACCCTTGCCATTTTTGCATTTCAAAATGCTAACTGGCGCCGTCCCTCAGTACCTCGACAAGCGGCTGTTCGTGCAGCTCAACGGCAGTCGCAAGGTCATTGGCGTCCTCCGCGGATACGATGTAGGTGACCACTCCCCCATGCTGCTGGATGCAAGAAGGTCATGGAGACTTACGGGTGTGTGTGTACCGCAGGTCTTCCTCAACATCGTGCTAGAtgacgccgtcgaggagaAGGACAACGGGGAGAAGGCGAAGCTGGGCATGGTGGTATGTTGGCTGTTACTTCCCTTAGCCAGCACACACGTACTGACGACTACGCCTTGCAGGTCATCCGCGGGAATTCGGTCGTCATGCTCGAGGCTTTGGAGAGGATTGGCGGAGATGAGCGGGGAGGGCGCTAAttgccgatgccgaggcgCATTTTCGCCGAGACAAGATTGGGTGGAACGCAGGTGCGACACGTCCACCCTGATGTTTCGCGTTGTACACTCACGGGGTTTGTGGGAAATGGGTTTATGGGTTACGGCGTTCGGTCTCAGCAAGGCGAGCGGGTCGATCAGGGGCGGGGCTGAAAAATAGGACGGTTCTTGCCGGCGCGAAGATACCCAGCTTCCAGAAGCTACCTGTCCTCCACCCGCCAGGCCTTCTCGTCATAGCCGTCCATCATACTGCCGCCGTACGCCTGAACCCAGCCTCGGATGCCGCCGACCATCACCTCGGACCTCaagtcgccgccgacctcgtccACATAGTCCTGCAGCCAGGCAGCACACCGAGGGGCTCGGCCGAGTGAGGAGCCTTCGAGCGAGAAGAGCCCTCGCCGTCAGTTCGGGACGGGCTCGCGAGGGCTGCCTAGGGGGAAGGAGACCCACCACAATAGAAGATGACCCTCTTGATGCCCGCCTGCTTGCATAGTTCGTACAAGACCTTCCGTGCCGGGTAGAAGCTGTGTGCTGGGAGATTCATGGCCCCGCGGAGCATGCCGCCCGTACAGTCAGTCCGGCGTGCGTCCACCAAGAGGAAGTCGCGCGGCTTATGCCGCTCAGAGGCGCGCTCTCGGTCCTGGAGAAGCTGGCGGACGCGTTCCGGCTCGACTCGGGATGGCGTCGATCTCGGCTCGGGAAACTCTGCCCACCAGGGGGTGCCGTCCTCCCGTCTGGCCATCTTGAGGCAATGCTCGTGCACATGCATCTGGCCGTGACTGTCGTTGTGTCCTGCCATTGTGAGGCCCGCTTGTGTTGCCGTTTGCAATGGGTGCGAGGAAGCAGCCCAGTTCGCTTCTTCCCGCTCTCTTCCGGCATCGCTGGTAGGAAGGAGTTGTTCTTAGCACTTCACCATGTCCCCTTATTAATTAGAGTTTCTGGAACATAACATCCGGCTGCATGGATGAAAGGTTGATTTACATTGCTGGGGAATTCAACCAAgaaagaggtataaattACAGCGGGGAGCATCATGCCGGATTCAATCAATCTGTTGGCTTGGCCCCAAGTTTACGGTGTCCTCCGGGAGTTAAATTCTACCAATTTGTTGGTGGTAGTAGCCTGACACAGGCTATTTCTGGTTTTACGTCCTTTAGCTGCGACTTGTGCAATACTTCCATACAAGCGGACCTGATGCAGGACCTGCAGTGGCCATGGTGCTTGGCTCCAGTCTTGTCGTTAACCCAGCTATGGGCAAAATCAGATCCGTCCTACTTACCTATTCAAACGGTCTCCAAGATGGATGAATTAGTCGCTGGATGAATCAATGGTGGGATCCAAGCAACACAGCACCCGCCAAGGCTTTGCCGGGACAGCATTTCAAAACGAAGCCAAGTTGGTCGACCTTCACATCCTAGTTTGAAAAAAGAATCAGGCAATGCTATGAAGCCACGGCACGACTCGATGGGTCACTCTCGGCCAGCCAGGGAATCGGCCAGCGGCCAGCCCCCGGGGCAAGGGAGGACCAGTTAATCATCATCAGACgactcctcgtcctcctcctcgtcctcctcctcgtcctcctcctcgtcctcctcctcgtcctcctcctcgtcctcctcctcgtcctcctcctcgtcctcctcctcgtcctcctcctcgtcctcctccagctcctcccgaTCGCTGCTGTCAACCTCCTCGCCGTGCTTGTACTTGTGAGCTTTCGCTAtgcgggcgccgccgtggtgtTCATCGTCGGAAGAtgatgaggaagaggaggaggagtcggCTGTGGGATAATTGACGGTCAATAACCAAGGCGAAGGCCATGTTGGAGAGTGGGAGTACTAACAGCGCTTGTGAGCTTTGTGCTTCTGGGCTTTGTGCTTGTGGGCTTTGTGTTTGTGGATTTTGTGCCCGATAACAGCGCCGGCAACGGCGCCAACGGCCAAGCCGCCAGCCAAGCCGCCGGCCGCACCGAGGAGCATGCCGCCGTGGCCCTTCTCTCCCTGGGCCCCGCTGGCACGGTTATCGCCGTACCCGGCCTGGTACCCGCCGACAGAGGGGCTGGGGCTGCCATAGCCGGGCGGTCCGCCACCGTACGGGGGATGGGCACCGGGCACCGGGGAATGTCCGCGGTTATCACCACTGGGGGGGTTCACCCGATAGGCCGAGTGATCGAAGCCGGGGGCTTCCCACTGCGAACGACCGGTGGCCTCTTCTACGTCTGCATGCACGGTCAGGTCTCTCACTCTCATCGCATCACAAATAAATAAAACGGCCGAGGTAACCATACAGTACCAGCGCTGGTAATGGTCATCCCAGCGTGGAGTCCAGCCGGCGGGAATTGGGGGCTTGCCAGCCGGTGGCGCGTagggaggcggcggacgagGGCCGGGCTCGGATGGATACGCATAGGAGCTCTGAGCCGGCGGAGAGGAATATGGAGACTGGTGCGGGGGAGGATAATGGCCCGGGTAAGGCTCGGGGCTGGCCTGACCGTATCCCTGCGGAGGATACGAGGAGGGCGGGTACGGCCCTGTGGCGGTCAGTCGGTCGGTGCCTGGCGCCGGGCGTGCTGTATGTACCTCTGCACAGGTCACAGCAAGCGGCGGGACTGGGAACGGTAGTGGCACTTGCCTGGTGGGCTGGAATACCGCTCATCCCTGTGCGGGTTCCTGTCGGATTCGAGGCCCAAGCGGCCAAAGTCGTCGGTAATGTTCTGGAACGACATTGCGGTGCAACGAGGCGGTCTCTCCGAGGAAAGTTTTGAGACAACGGCGATGGCCCTGGGAAGCGCATATGTGGATTTTTGTTCCCAGGAGCGCCCGCCGTTTTTATCACCAAAGAGCAAAGAGCAACGGCACCCCGTTGGCGCCCATTGtcagccgccggccgcggggaGGGACGTTGGAGGGGCAGGCGGCCAACAACCAAACCTGTCCCACATGCCTGGTTGGGGCACGCCTGTCCGGGCACCCCACTGTGAGATGAGTGTGCTCCTGGTCCCTCGCGGCCCGTCACGGGCAACCACCTCTGTGTCTGCGTGCCTGAGAATGGCCGATTACGACCTGCTGGGTGGGCAAAATGGTCATTTGTGGGAATGATAACGGGTCATCCGCTAGTAGTTCACACAGAGATGTCATGCAGCCAAGCATCAGGTTTTTGAAAAGGCAAAGAAGAACAAAAAGGGCATGCATGATTCGAGTTGTTGGAGCACCTAATCCGCGGGGTCGTCCTGGCGCCGTTTTCTGGGTCCAGCGGCCGACGCACCTATCCTTTCGGGCAGCTCACACCAGCGCTGCGCCCCGCACTGTCAGATGTCAGATTCCAGGTTGCCGACCGCCAACACGAAACTGCCAGGGGCTCCGTGTTCCATGCCACATTCCCCTGCGCCGTGCCACCAATTGAGGCAGCCTGCCGACGACAGACAGCTTTGTTGCATTCGCGCTTCCCAATTTCCAAAAAAACGAGAACGCTTAACCTACGCTGTCCCACCATTTACCTGCGCTCGTCATTTCTAGGTAGTCGCTGCGCGCTTCCAACAATGTCGTACGGATACCCCGGCCAAGGCTACGGCCctgggggcgggggcggctcCGGGTACCACCACCCTCCTTCGCCCCAgtacgccggcggcggcggctacgGCCAGTATCCCCCGCCGAACCAAGGATACGGCCAGTATCCGCCTCCGCAACAGCAGCAGTATCATCAACAGCCCGGGTACGGCCATTATCCGCCCccgcagcaccaccaccagcaccagcagcagtaCCATCCtccgccggggccgccgccccagggGTACGATGCCTACGGCTACCCGATCGCCCACGGGCCGGGCTACGGCGgatccgcgccggcgcgcactgccccgcctccgccgtcTGGCGTGCAGCACttcggccacggcgcgccCGAGGGCTACACCTTCCAGTACTCCAACTGcaccggccggcggcgcgccctgCTGATCGGCATCAACTACTTtggccagcagggcgagctgcgcggcTGCATCAACGACGTCACCAACGTGTCCAACTTCCTGATGGAGAGGTACGGCTACAAGCGCGAGGACATGGTCATCCTGACCGACGACCAGCGCGACCCCGTGCTGCAGCCGACCAAGGCGAACATGATCCGGGCCATGCAGTGGCTCGTGGCCGGCGCCCAGCCCAACGACGCCCTGTTCCTGCACTACTcggg belongs to Thermothielavioides terrestris NRRL 8126 chromosome 5, complete sequence and includes:
- a CDS encoding caspase-like protein (Shares amino acid sequence identity with the putative metacaspase 1A from Neurospora crassa.) — encoded protein: MSYGYPGQGYGPGGGGGSGYHHPPSPQYAGGGGYGQYPPPNQGYGQYPPPQQQQYHQQPGYGHYPPPQHHHQHQQQYHPPPGPPPQGYDAYGYPIAHGPGYGGSAPARTAPPPPSGVQHFGHGAPEGYTFQYSNCTGRRRALLIGINYFGQQGELRGCINDVTNVSNFLMERYGYKREDMVILTDDQRDPVLQPTKANMIRAMQWLVAGAQPNDALFLHYSGHGGQTKDLDGDEEDGYDEVIYPVDFRTAGHIVDDEIHHYVVRPLLPGVRLTAIFDSCHSGSVLDLPYIYSTKGVLKEPNLAKEAGLGLLEAVGAYARGDMGTVASTVFGLAKSALRGNDAYERSKRTKTSPADVVMWSGSKDDQTSADATIAAKATGAMSWAFITALKQNPHQSYVQLLNSIRDVLETKYTQKPQLSCSHPLDTDLLFVM